In Desulfuromonas acetexigens, the following proteins share a genomic window:
- a CDS encoding double zinc ribbon domain-containing protein — protein sequence MILLLLILLGLLVYTLLAELEKSREPLPPPAESCPGCTRLVAGDWLICPHCRTLLREVCSGCGRRHALGHRFCPFCGRPGERR from the coding sequence ATGATCCTGCTGCTGCTCATCCTCCTCGGCTTGCTCGTCTATACTCTGCTGGCCGAGTTGGAGAAAAGCCGCGAGCCGCTGCCGCCGCCAGCAGAATCCTGCCCCGGTTGCACCCGGCTGGTGGCGGGGGACTGGTTGATCTGCCCTCATTGCCGGACCCTGTTACGCGAAGTCTGTTCGGGGTGCGGTCGGCGGCACGCGCTCGGCCATCGTTTCTGTCCTTTTTGCGGACGGCCCGGAGAGCGCCGGTGA
- a CDS encoding ABC transporter ATP-binding protein, whose translation MAFIEINGLSKHYPSRAGVVAALDGIDLSIDEGTFLGVMGPSGSGKSTFLSLIGGLCHPTAGTIRVDGIDIFRLPAEQLADFRREYLGFVFQSFNLVPYLTALENVMLPLTVKKLANAEKRERAYQVLERVGLKARAGHLPGELSGGEQERVAIARALVNRPPLILADEPTGSLDTATAASIMDLFAELNGEGQTIVMVTHNPETRGNFHRTLLLRDGRVAGESLATAA comes from the coding sequence ATGGCCTTTATCGAAATCAATGGATTGAGCAAACATTACCCGAGCCGGGCCGGCGTGGTCGCGGCCCTTGACGGCATCGACCTGAGTATCGACGAAGGCACCTTTCTCGGGGTCATGGGTCCTTCCGGGTCGGGCAAGAGCACCTTTCTTTCGCTGATCGGGGGGCTCTGCCACCCCACGGCCGGAACCATCCGGGTCGACGGCATCGACATCTTTCGCCTTCCGGCCGAACAGCTCGCCGACTTCCGCCGCGAATATCTCGGCTTCGTCTTTCAATCCTTCAACCTGGTGCCTTACCTGACCGCCCTGGAAAATGTCATGCTGCCCCTGACGGTGAAGAAGCTGGCGAACGCCGAGAAGCGGGAGCGGGCCTATCAGGTCCTGGAACGGGTCGGGCTGAAGGCGCGCGCCGGTCATCTCCCCGGGGAGCTTTCCGGGGGCGAGCAGGAGCGGGTGGCCATCGCCCGCGCCCTGGTCAACCGGCCGCCGCTGATTCTGGCGGACGAGCCGACCGGCAGTCTCGACACTGCCACCGCCGCGTCGATCATGGACCTCTTTGCCGAACTCAACGGGGAAGGGCAGACCATCGTCATGGTCACCCACAACCCGGAAACGCGCGGGAACTTTCATCGCACCCTGCTGTTACGCGACGGTCGGGTGGCCGGGGAAAGCCTGGCGACCGCCGCCTAG